The Niastella koreensis GR20-10 genome includes a window with the following:
- a CDS encoding MauE/DoxX family redox-associated membrane protein — protein MKKETLSGPLPLYRSVFQNPGTTWLKKSMIVEIIASLLILLFIYAAISKLSEYNRFSVQLSKSPFITSFSNIVAWSIPSVEILIALLLVMKRTRQTGLYASFFLMSLFTAYLLIMLNYSYYVPCSCGGVLENLSWENHIVFNTFFVVISGVGIFLNKNIHA, from the coding sequence ATGAAAAAAGAAACGTTAAGCGGACCGCTTCCGCTTTATAGATCTGTTTTTCAAAACCCAGGCACTACCTGGTTAAAAAAAAGCATGATCGTTGAAATCATCGCATCGCTGTTGATCCTGCTGTTTATATATGCTGCTATTAGCAAACTATCAGAATACAACCGGTTTTCGGTTCAATTAAGTAAGTCGCCATTCATTACGTCGTTCTCGAATATTGTAGCCTGGAGCATTCCTTCTGTGGAAATATTGATAGCACTGCTCCTGGTAATGAAAAGAACCCGGCAAACAGGATTGTATGCTTCTTTCTTTTTGATGAGTTTATTCACTGCTTATTTGTTGATTATGCTGAACTACAGCTATTATGTTCCCTGTTCCTGCGGAGGTGTGCTGGAGAATTTGTCCTGGGAAAACCATATCGTATTCAATACATTTTTTGTAGTGATCTCAGGAGTGGGCATCTTCCTGAACAAAAATATACACGCGTAG